A single window of Leptospiraceae bacterium DNA harbors:
- a CDS encoding (4Fe-4S)-binding protein, which translates to MEDDITKKYSNEDITVVWKPKVCIHSAICFKGLPSVFNPKKRPWVKIEGSSSKEIMTQIDKCPSGALSYYHNSDVGLQEETVKTQIEILPNGPILVYGTIEVKDKAGNKTLKNNTTAFCRCGHSGNKPFCDGSHVKKEFQG; encoded by the coding sequence ATGGAAGATGACATTACAAAAAAATATTCCAACGAAGATATTACAGTCGTATGGAAACCAAAAGTTTGTATTCACTCTGCTATTTGTTTTAAGGGTTTACCGTCAGTATTCAATCCAAAGAAACGACCCTGGGTGAAGATAGAGGGAAGTTCCTCCAAGGAAATTATGACACAGATTGACAAATGCCCTTCGGGAGCTTTGTCTTATTATCACAATTCAGATGTCGGCTTACAAGAAGAAACCGTTAAAACGCAAATTGAAATTTTACCTAACGGTCCCATTCTAGTTTATGGAACCATCGAAGTAAAAGATAAGGCAGGGAACAAAACGCTAAAAAATAATACTACAGCATTTTGTAGATGTGGGCATTCTGGAAATAAACCTTTTTGCGATGGCTCTCATGTAAAAAAAGAATTTCAAGGCTAA
- a CDS encoding HRDC domain-containing protein, which yields MQINSKYILVDNKKSLELAVVNLANSKMISIDTESSGYYTYYSKVCLVQISANGKNFILDPMAQIDIKALSGVFKNPSILKIFHSAIDDIKALKRDFGFEFKNIADTMYSSKLLGLEHNSLNYLVEYYHKIFLSKTEQKSNWEKRPLDRYQLQYAALDTAYLESIWTTMRAELEKRNILDEAISEFEKMADEPYVAKEVTNEIHWHKFPNIDKFSPEERRGICDILQFRDDKAKRMNKAPFRVINNETIEKIVKKELSEDNLVTLLGKKDGAELFKILQNPTGTPLDKVDIPKLDYELKPDEESLFKQLRKWRDKIMKKRNIDHTMLLSNKNLILIIRSKINSLEELRALSLMSEWKVQNYGPSILKALKNESYDDLLNHLVPLSKVKRVKKPEQQNQKQKENKPKEAKQENKAEPVSNEKNEIVDDSEKIEDTV from the coding sequence ATGCAAATCAATTCCAAATATATACTCGTCGATAACAAAAAGAGTTTAGAACTTGCCGTCGTGAACCTCGCCAATTCTAAGATGATCTCTATTGACACCGAATCTTCTGGTTACTACACTTATTATTCGAAAGTCTGCTTAGTTCAAATTTCTGCGAATGGTAAAAATTTCATTTTAGATCCAATGGCACAAATTGATATCAAAGCACTCTCAGGCGTTTTTAAAAATCCTTCTATCTTAAAAATATTTCATTCTGCAATTGATGATATTAAGGCTTTGAAAAGAGATTTTGGTTTCGAATTTAAAAATATCGCTGACACTATGTATTCCTCTAAGCTTCTTGGGTTAGAGCATAACTCATTGAACTACCTAGTCGAATACTATCATAAAATTTTTCTTTCTAAGACAGAACAAAAATCAAATTGGGAAAAACGACCGTTAGACAGATATCAACTTCAATATGCCGCACTCGATACTGCTTATCTAGAATCTATCTGGACTACAATGAGAGCAGAGTTAGAAAAAAGAAATATCTTAGACGAAGCCATTTCTGAATTTGAAAAAATGGCTGACGAGCCGTATGTAGCAAAAGAAGTCACAAATGAAATTCACTGGCATAAATTTCCAAACATAGATAAATTCTCTCCTGAAGAACGAAGAGGCATTTGCGATATTTTGCAGTTTAGAGATGACAAAGCAAAGAGAATGAACAAAGCTCCGTTTCGAGTAATAAATAACGAAACGATTGAAAAAATTGTCAAGAAAGAATTGAGTGAGGATAACTTGGTTACTCTGCTCGGGAAAAAAGATGGAGCAGAACTTTTTAAAATTTTACAAAACCCAACAGGCACACCACTCGACAAAGTTGATATTCCTAAACTAGACTACGAACTAAAACCGGATGAAGAATCTTTATTTAAGCAATTGCGTAAGTGGAGAGATAAGATTATGAAAAAAAGAAATATCGATCACACGATGTTACTTTCAAATAAAAATCTAATCCTGATTATCCGCTCAAAAATTAATTCTTTAGAAGAGCTTCGTGCCCTCTCACTGATGTCTGAATGGAAAGTGCAAAATTATGGTCCTTCTATTTTGAAAGCTTTGAAAAATGAAAGTTATGATGACTTATTAAATCATTTAGTTCCTTTGAGTAAGGTAAAAAGAGTTAAAAAGCCTGAGCAACAAAATCAAAAACAGAAAGAGAACAAACCAAAAGAAGCCAAACAAGAGAATAAAGCTGAACCTGTTTCCAATGAAAAAAATGAGATTGTAGACGATAGCGAGAAAATTGAAGATACAGTTTGA
- a CDS encoding CoA pyrophosphatase, with amino-acid sequence MKIQFDKIKELLANTNFPQISSNGLKISSVVLPFYQTGNHKTGILLTKRSEHLKSHAGQISFPGGKFDESDGTLLETALREWEEETGERRETLEIIGSYNGLNTGTGFHITPYISVYNGDFNFNVNRNEVDFMIQIELEELLHAPFYTIEWNNHPSGRFNIYYFDLPQGLLWGATCHILYHFLKDFCGYEKKPELVKANLHSPPFFSPPKKS; translated from the coding sequence TTGAAGATACAGTTTGATAAAATAAAAGAGTTATTGGCTAATACTAATTTTCCACAGATTTCATCAAATGGATTAAAGATTTCTTCTGTGGTCTTACCTTTTTATCAAACCGGGAATCATAAAACCGGAATTCTTCTTACTAAGAGAAGTGAACATTTAAAGAGTCATGCAGGTCAAATTTCTTTTCCCGGTGGAAAGTTTGATGAGTCTGATGGAACGTTACTCGAAACTGCCCTGCGAGAATGGGAAGAAGAAACAGGGGAGCGGCGCGAAACACTTGAAATCATTGGTTCTTATAATGGTTTGAATACAGGAACAGGTTTTCATATTACCCCTTACATTTCAGTTTACAATGGCGATTTCAATTTTAACGTCAATAGAAACGAAGTAGATTTTATGATTCAGATTGAATTAGAAGAACTACTGCACGCTCCTTTTTATACAATTGAATGGAATAATCATCCGTCAGGAAGATTTAATATTTACTATTTTGATTTGCCGCAAGGCTTGTTATGGGGGGCGACCTGTCATATCCTGTATCATTTTCTAAAAGATTTTTGTGGCTATGAAAAAAAGCCTGAGCTTGTTAAGGCAAATTTACATTCACCGCCATTCTTCTCTCCTCCGAAAAAGAGTTGA
- a CDS encoding adenosine kinase, with amino-acid sequence MTKKYDVFGVGNALVDTLASIEHDFLNKAEIKKGVMTLVDTESQNKLLNFLKEHKLELRSGGSAANTMIALANSGGNGCYTGKVADDEHGRFYKKDMEHAGIIFDVPPSREGKTGTCVVLTTPDADRTMLTNLGISSSLTKSDIHEERLKDSQIAYVEGYLWDGQNTKDASIHTMEIAKKNGGKVAFTYSDPFCVNRSREDFVKLTEEFVDIAFCNHDEAMALSQTDNPEDAIMQLGTMCNLVFMTWGSRGAFIAVDGIVSPVTGYPVHNPVDSNGAGDAFAAGVLYGLTHGYSIAKSCKWGNYVASKMIMEIGARLSIALKDHHHVLAGMA; translated from the coding sequence ATGACAAAGAAATATGATGTATTTGGTGTAGGAAATGCTCTTGTGGATACTCTTGCAAGCATTGAGCACGATTTTTTAAATAAGGCAGAAATTAAAAAAGGTGTTATGACTTTAGTAGATACGGAAAGTCAAAATAAGCTTTTAAATTTTTTAAAAGAACACAAATTGGAATTACGTTCTGGAGGAAGTGCGGCAAATACTATGATTGCGCTCGCAAACTCTGGGGGTAATGGATGTTATACCGGAAAGGTTGCGGATGATGAGCATGGTAGATTTTACAAAAAGGATATGGAACATGCTGGAATTATATTTGATGTGCCACCTTCTAGAGAAGGTAAAACTGGAACTTGCGTTGTGCTCACTACTCCTGATGCAGACAGAACGATGTTGACCAATCTAGGAATCTCATCTAGTTTAACAAAAAGCGATATTCATGAAGAAAGACTCAAAGATTCTCAAATTGCCTATGTAGAAGGATATCTCTGGGATGGACAGAATACAAAAGATGCGTCTATTCATACAATGGAAATTGCAAAGAAGAACGGCGGCAAAGTGGCATTTACCTACAGCGATCCATTTTGTGTCAATCGTTCTAGAGAAGATTTTGTAAAACTCACCGAGGAATTTGTAGACATAGCATTTTGTAATCATGATGAAGCAATGGCTCTTTCTCAAACAGACAATCCAGAAGATGCGATCATGCAACTAGGAACTATGTGTAATTTGGTATTTATGACTTGGGGTTCACGCGGCGCATTTATCGCAGTTGATGGAATTGTGTCTCCTGTAACAGGTTACCCAGTTCACAATCCAGTTGATTCAAATGGAGCTGGCGATGCATTTGCTGCTGGCGTATTATACGGATTAACCCACGGATACTCAATTGCCAAATCTTGCAAATGGGGAAATTACGTTGCCTCCAAGATGATTATGGAGATTGGCGCAAGACTTTCCATTGCATTAAAAGATCACCATCATGTATTAGCGGGAATGGCTTAA
- a CDS encoding TetR/AcrR family transcriptional regulator, producing MPKIVNHDEYREELLDKCFDLFARGGFQGVTMREIGKELQISTGTLYHYFPSKEEIFRQMIFQLSRKQVVILTERFNRTKSFDERIHNLLQYVSNNQIFFQNVLFLIIDYYRQNGLQDPENFIRDIANYYRKSLGELIGFGDSPASGAMFTFCLGLVVQSMIHNDNKEKEEIFLLIKQMLDSFIGSISTNVS from the coding sequence ATGCCAAAGATAGTGAATCACGATGAATACAGAGAGGAATTACTAGATAAATGCTTTGATTTATTTGCCCGCGGCGGCTTTCAAGGCGTGACAATGCGAGAAATTGGAAAGGAACTCCAAATTTCTACTGGAACGCTTTACCACTACTTCCCAAGTAAAGAAGAGATTTTTCGACAAATGATTTTTCAACTGAGCCGTAAGCAAGTTGTCATTTTAACAGAAAGATTTAATCGAACAAAGTCTTTTGATGAAAGAATTCATAACCTACTTCAATACGTTTCCAATAACCAAATATTTTTTCAAAATGTCCTTTTTCTAATCATTGACTATTATAGACAAAATGGTTTGCAAGATCCTGAAAATTTCATTCGAGACATTGCGAATTATTACCGTAAGTCGCTAGGTGAGCTAATTGGCTTTGGAGACTCACCAGCGAGTGGGGCTATGTTTACCTTTTGCCTCGGTCTAGTGGTTCAAAGTATGATTCACAATGACAACAAGGAAAAGGAAGAGATTTTTTTATTAATCAAACAAATGTTAGATTCTTTCATAGGATCTATTTCGACTAACGTTTCATAA
- a CDS encoding DinB family protein — protein MNEINTLIDQHKYIRSRLIGFIKEIEATPYAQEALQWSMPFGKGRAHIAWQLMHCAATYDRYLNFRILNQDAKYPDLVKAYGNGSVPNPKIIVKVEEILSALETTTSPYHNYFESLSPEKIEDKPHLAAEKTHREILHLLNWHEASHMGQAQITWNAFRAYRGHI, from the coding sequence ATGAATGAAATTAATACACTGATTGACCAACATAAATACATCCGTTCCCGTTTGATTGGCTTTATTAAAGAAATCGAAGCTACTCCTTATGCACAAGAAGCACTTCAATGGAGTATGCCTTTTGGAAAAGGAAGAGCGCATATCGCCTGGCAATTGATGCACTGTGCAGCGACATATGATCGTTATCTCAACTTTCGAATACTGAACCAAGATGCAAAGTATCCTGATTTAGTAAAGGCTTATGGAAATGGCTCTGTTCCTAATCCCAAGATTATTGTCAAAGTCGAAGAGATATTATCCGCACTTGAAACTACAACTAGTCCGTATCATAACTACTTCGAATCTCTCTCTCCAGAAAAAATTGAAGACAAACCTCACTTAGCCGCAGAAAAGACTCATAGAGAAATTCTTCATTTACTCAATTGGCACGAAGCAAGTCATATGGGTCAAGCTCAGATTACTTGGAATGCATTTCGTGCCTACAGAGGACATATTTAG
- a CDS encoding YkgJ family cysteine cluster protein, whose protein sequence is MLELTKGDTPLVFPKFENEDKMTESEICCKCTGCCRYVSVDIQKPRSKDQIDLYTWYLLHKNVQIYIDNDKGWNLLFITPCTKLQSDGKCGIYPTRPKLCKDYSASSCSRTGKDHTHLFMTPDALLSYLEEEKKKKTKKVVSKPKKTLKKTK, encoded by the coding sequence ATGCTCGAATTAACAAAAGGGGATACTCCGTTAGTATTTCCAAAATTTGAAAACGAAGATAAGATGACCGAGTCAGAGATTTGTTGTAAATGCACAGGCTGTTGTAGGTATGTTTCTGTTGATATTCAAAAGCCTCGCTCAAAAGATCAAATTGACTTATACACTTGGTATCTATTGCACAAGAATGTTCAGATTTATATTGATAACGACAAAGGCTGGAATTTACTCTTTATTACCCCCTGCACAAAATTACAAAGCGATGGAAAGTGTGGAATTTATCCAACTCGTCCGAAACTATGTAAAGACTACTCTGCGTCTTCTTGTTCTAGAACTGGAAAAGATCACACTCATTTATTCATGACACCTGATGCACTTCTCAGTTATCTCGAAGAAGAGAAGAAAAAGAAAACAAAGAAAGTAGTTTCGAAGCCAAAAAAGACTTTGAAGAAAACTAAATAG
- a CDS encoding HAD family hydrolase — MTLFLDLDNTLYDAKYAYSYTISKLDEEWIRKGKLGNFISLYEKARQITKVDLKDHSSNRLRILYFKKIFDDIDGKLNIDATLELEELYFKNFIQGIQNYVKANQANYKLLFNRLKEISNQHKIFLLTNENLRTQLIKLSAFFPTNIPIQLLTSEEIGIEKPSSDFFKRALKLSGSKPSECLMIGDNLVDDIKGALGQKIPSVYLKSIFGDIEYSKTKTISGKKYTEVTNVLKALSLF, encoded by the coding sequence ATGACACTATTCCTAGACCTTGATAATACCCTTTACGATGCAAAATATGCCTATAGCTATACAATTTCAAAACTGGACGAAGAATGGATTCGCAAAGGTAAACTAGGAAATTTTATCAGTCTCTACGAAAAGGCAAGACAAATCACTAAAGTTGATTTAAAAGATCATAGTTCCAATCGCTTGCGTATTCTATATTTCAAAAAGATTTTCGATGACATTGACGGCAAATTGAATATAGACGCTACTCTAGAGCTAGAAGAATTATACTTTAAGAATTTTATACAAGGAATTCAAAACTACGTAAAAGCAAATCAGGCTAATTACAAGTTGCTGTTCAATCGGTTAAAAGAAATCTCAAACCAGCACAAAATATTCTTACTCACAAATGAAAACCTTCGCACTCAACTGATTAAGCTCAGTGCTTTTTTTCCAACCAACATTCCGATTCAACTTTTGACATCAGAAGAAATTGGAATAGAAAAACCGAGTTCAGATTTTTTTAAACGTGCATTAAAACTCTCAGGTTCGAAACCTTCTGAATGTTTGATGATTGGGGATAATCTCGTGGATGATATTAAAGGCGCACTCGGACAAAAGATTCCAAGTGTTTATTTAAAATCTATTTTCGGTGATATAGAATATTCAAAGACTAAAACTATAAGCGGTAAAAAATATACAGAAGTAACTAACGTTCTAAAAGCACTTTCACTTTTTTAA
- a CDS encoding amidophosphoribosyltransferase produces the protein MENSKSSKFKTLTSIQNNITTHDDKPKEECAIFGMYNNAEAANFTYLGLYSMQHRGQESSGIVSTDGDNLYRYAGMGLVANLFNQEKLKELKGHAAIGHNRYSTTGDSFLRNAQPVRVEWHLGGIPLAHNGNLVNSYDIRKKLGEEGSIFQTTIDSEVIVHLMAKSKSKVLLDALAEALRQIEGAYSLLILTNKMLIAVRDPNGFRPLVMGQKNDGTIVFASETCAFDITDTHYVRDVAPGEMVVVDSFGVKSYFPFTERKHSLCIFEFIYFSRPDSYIFGESVYKVRKKLGEYLSRELPVEADVVIPVPDSANIAALGYSEATGIPYRTGLIRSHYIGRTFIEPDQKIRDFGAKIKYNVVREVIDGKRVVVVDDSIMRGTTSRKIVKMIRNAGAKEIHMRISAPPTVSPCYYGIDIPTHNELIASSHTIEEIRKYLRVDSIAYLSMEATHKSVEQDVKNSNYCDACFTGKYPIKFDTSKHSNQKTLFQEFGLENTANY, from the coding sequence ATGGAAAATTCTAAGAGTTCTAAATTTAAAACCCTCACTTCTATCCAAAATAATATAACAACCCATGATGACAAACCAAAAGAGGAATGTGCTATATTCGGAATGTATAACAATGCAGAAGCTGCCAATTTTACCTATTTGGGGCTGTATTCAATGCAACATAGAGGTCAGGAATCAAGCGGAATCGTTTCGACCGATGGTGACAATCTCTATCGATATGCTGGAATGGGGCTAGTTGCCAATCTATTCAACCAAGAAAAGCTCAAAGAACTCAAAGGTCATGCAGCTATAGGACATAATCGCTACTCCACAACCGGAGATAGTTTTTTACGAAATGCACAGCCAGTTCGTGTGGAATGGCATCTCGGCGGAATCCCCCTTGCTCATAATGGGAATCTTGTAAATTCCTATGATATAAGAAAAAAACTCGGCGAAGAAGGAAGTATCTTCCAAACCACGATCGATTCTGAAGTAATCGTTCACCTCATGGCAAAATCCAAATCTAAAGTTCTTCTTGACGCACTAGCCGAAGCTCTTCGCCAAATAGAAGGAGCATACTCCTTGTTAATCTTAACAAATAAAATGTTAATTGCGGTGCGAGATCCAAATGGATTTCGTCCCCTTGTTATGGGTCAAAAGAATGACGGCACAATCGTGTTTGCCTCTGAGACTTGTGCTTTTGATATTACAGACACTCATTATGTGAGAGATGTTGCTCCTGGAGAAATGGTAGTCGTTGATAGCTTTGGGGTTAAGTCTTATTTTCCGTTCACTGAGCGCAAACACAGTCTATGTATTTTTGAATTCATTTACTTTTCTCGTCCTGACTCTTATATTTTTGGCGAATCAGTTTACAAGGTCCGTAAAAAATTGGGTGAATACTTATCGCGCGAACTTCCTGTTGAGGCTGATGTTGTTATACCGGTGCCAGATTCTGCGAACATTGCAGCCCTAGGATACTCCGAAGCAACAGGTATTCCTTATAGAACCGGTCTTATCCGTTCACATTATATTGGTAGAACATTCATTGAACCAGACCAAAAGATTCGTGACTTTGGTGCAAAAATAAAATACAACGTTGTGCGCGAAGTCATTGACGGCAAACGCGTAGTAGTCGTTGACGATTCAATCATGCGCGGAACTACAAGTCGAAAAATTGTAAAAATGATCCGTAACGCAGGGGCAAAAGAAATTCATATGCGAATTTCTGCTCCACCAACTGTTTCTCCCTGCTATTATGGAATTGATATACCTACGCATAACGAGTTAATTGCGTCTTCTCATACAATTGAGGAAATTCGAAAGTATCTGCGCGTTGATTCTATAGCATATCTCAGTATGGAAGCAACGCACAAATCAGTAGAGCAAGATGTAAAGAATTCAAATTATTGTGATGCATGTTTTACTGGAAAATATCCAATTAAATTTGATACATCAAAGCATAGTAATCAAAAGACTTTGTTTCAAGAATTTGGATTAGAGAATACAGCGAATTATTAA
- a CDS encoding ferritin-like domain-containing protein, with translation MATILDITDMASRNVKVAWDLFPSAFSGYLMQEGRRDQIDIKSQHGIHYDWKYSNFGNPEFQKLYTKAKKGQWDADDLAWDTNVDPQNFEMPIFPEKLQPMFGTDMYRKVDQKKKQEMLHSTIAWLLSQFLHGEQGALHAAAMTVEATPWMGAKYYGSTQVMDEARHVEVFYKYIDTKLHKLYHINDNLFVVIHALTSTGDWDLKFLGMQIMIEGLALGAFGLIYKLTKEPLLRELLKQVISDESRHVHYGVEALRDFYTKECPEHVRRDREDWAYEVSIMLRNRFLFTEFHEEYFGHTISRENWVKMVVESDIMSEFRISLFSRLIPNLKAIGLLSDRIKPKYEALGLLRYQDGKSAGQPFFK, from the coding sequence ATGGCTACAATATTAGACATTACAGACATGGCGAGTAGAAACGTAAAGGTTGCATGGGATTTATTTCCCTCTGCCTTTTCAGGTTATTTAATGCAAGAAGGGAGACGAGATCAAATAGACATCAAGTCTCAGCATGGCATTCATTATGATTGGAAGTATAGTAATTTTGGAAATCCAGAATTTCAAAAGCTATATACCAAAGCAAAGAAAGGTCAGTGGGATGCTGACGATCTAGCTTGGGATACTAATGTTGATCCGCAGAACTTTGAAATGCCAATATTTCCAGAAAAACTACAACCTATGTTTGGAACAGACATGTATAGAAAGGTAGATCAAAAGAAAAAACAAGAAATGCTTCACTCGACAATTGCCTGGCTACTATCTCAATTTCTTCATGGAGAACAAGGTGCATTACACGCTGCTGCGATGACTGTAGAAGCAACACCCTGGATGGGAGCAAAGTATTATGGTTCAACACAAGTAATGGATGAAGCTCGACACGTCGAAGTCTTCTATAAATACATTGATACAAAACTTCATAAGCTGTATCATATCAATGACAATCTATTCGTTGTTATCCACGCTCTTACAAGCACAGGAGATTGGGATTTAAAATTCTTAGGAATGCAAATTATGATTGAAGGACTTGCTCTCGGTGCATTTGGATTGATTTATAAACTAACAAAAGAACCACTTCTTCGCGAACTTCTCAAACAAGTAATTTCAGATGAATCACGCCATGTGCATTATGGTGTGGAAGCTCTAAGAGACTTTTATACAAAAGAATGTCCTGAGCATGTTCGTAGAGATAGAGAAGATTGGGCGTATGAAGTGAGCATAATGTTACGTAACCGCTTCTTGTTTACCGAATTCCACGAAGAGTATTTTGGTCATACAATTTCTAGAGAGAATTGGGTAAAGATGGTTGTCGAGTCTGACATCATGTCTGAATTTAGAATTTCGCTATTTTCTAGATTAATTCCAAACCTAAAAGCTATCGGACTTTTGAGTGATCGAATCAAACCAAAATACGAAGCACTCGGACTTCTTCGTTATCAAGATGGAAAGTCTGCTGGACAACCTTTCTTTAAATAA
- the pyrE gene encoding orotate phosphoribosyltransferase translates to MSKKDELHHFIKTYAYRYSEQEFTLASGKKSHHYFNCKEIILVPDRLSLFADYVVNEHIPTILGTQPEAVGGLTLGADPISYSLSLEYFRQGKIVYPLIVRKETKDHGTKKEIEGQIDKVKSCLVVDDVITTGGSTLKAVEALRRAGIKVESGICILDREEGGKEALLSAGIQMYPVFKKADFI, encoded by the coding sequence ATGAGTAAAAAAGACGAGCTACATCATTTCATAAAAACCTATGCGTATAGATATTCCGAACAGGAATTTACACTTGCCTCGGGAAAGAAATCCCATCACTATTTTAATTGCAAAGAAATCATATTAGTTCCTGATAGACTTTCCTTATTCGCGGATTATGTGGTTAATGAGCATATTCCTACAATCTTAGGAACTCAACCGGAAGCCGTTGGGGGACTGACCCTTGGAGCAGATCCAATCAGTTATTCACTCAGTCTGGAATATTTCAGACAGGGTAAGATTGTTTATCCGCTAATCGTTCGCAAAGAAACAAAGGATCATGGAACTAAGAAAGAAATTGAAGGGCAGATTGACAAAGTAAAATCCTGTCTCGTAGTAGACGATGTAATTACTACAGGCGGATCTACGTTGAAAGCAGTAGAGGCACTTCGACGAGCAGGTATAAAAGTAGAATCTGGAATTTGTATTTTAGATAGAGAAGAAGGCGGCAAAGAAGCATTACTCTCTGCCGGTATTCAGATGTATCCAGTTTTTAAAAAGGCAGATTTTATTTAG
- a CDS encoding glycosyltransferase has translation MIDFSLVIPTFNEAENICILIPRVISLLSASKISFEIIVVDDDSKDLTWKVVQEKFSEEPRVRVLRRVNKKGLSSAVLDGMALANGKYLGVMDADLQHDENIIPKMIGELASHDIVVGSRVVGDGGYGEWGIIRKMMSKGATLLAKIMLPIPVGDPMSGFFILRRDLYEELVPVINPRGFKILLEFLARKKGIRAKEVGFVFKTRIHGETKMSGSVIQNYLVALYDIRFGNFISITFLKYGFTGLTGVFVNLFGQFIAMSFLHPASAHGYYDNFTKPFLAVAFGFEISVLSNYIINNLWTFSDSKINGLADNVKGFVKFNIVSIIGFIVQISVWRFTYQLIQDTFPEYLFPELTYLCNFAGIVLATAGNYFLNKNFTWQEKNR, from the coding sequence ATGATAGACTTCAGCTTAGTAATTCCAACATTTAATGAAGCAGAGAATATCTGCATTCTAATTCCTAGAGTTATATCTCTATTATCCGCTTCCAAGATTAGCTTTGAGATCATTGTTGTAGATGATGACTCTAAAGATCTAACTTGGAAAGTTGTCCAAGAAAAATTTTCGGAAGAGCCGAGAGTGCGAGTATTAAGAAGAGTCAACAAAAAAGGACTCAGCTCTGCTGTGCTTGACGGTATGGCACTGGCTAATGGCAAATACCTTGGCGTGATGGATGCAGACTTGCAACATGATGAAAACATTATTCCTAAGATGATTGGCGAACTTGCCAGTCATGATATAGTAGTTGGAAGTCGTGTTGTGGGTGATGGTGGTTACGGAGAATGGGGTATTATCCGCAAGATGATGAGTAAAGGCGCAACTCTACTTGCAAAGATCATGCTTCCTATACCTGTTGGAGATCCTATGTCGGGATTCTTTATTTTAAGAAGAGATTTATATGAAGAGCTAGTGCCTGTGATTAATCCGCGTGGATTTAAAATTCTATTAGAATTTCTAGCTAGAAAAAAAGGAATTCGCGCAAAAGAAGTTGGCTTTGTTTTTAAAACTCGCATTCACGGCGAAACAAAAATGTCCGGCTCGGTAATTCAAAATTATCTTGTAGCACTTTATGATATCCGATTTGGAAATTTTATTTCTATTACATTTTTAAAATACGGTTTCACTGGATTAACCGGTGTATTTGTAAATTTATTTGGGCAATTCATTGCCATGAGTTTTTTACATCCGGCAAGTGCACATGGCTATTATGATAATTTTACAAAGCCTTTTCTTGCTGTTGCATTTGGTTTTGAAATAAGTGTATTGAGTAATTATATAATCAATAATCTATGGACGTTTAGTGATTCAAAGATCAATGGGCTTGCGGATAACGTAAAGGGATTTGTTAAATTCAATATAGTTTCTATCATTGGTTTTATTGTGCAAATTTCTGTTTGGAGATTTACCTATCAATTGATTCAAGATACATTTCCTGAATATCTATTTCCTGAGTTAACTTATCTTTGTAATTTCGCAGGAATCGTTTTAGCAACGGCTGGAAATTATTTCTTGAATAAAAATTTTACATGGCAAGAGAAGAATCGCTAA
- a CDS encoding late competence development ComFB family protein: MSQSNVVHIEKWTSKVANSVEEDIRNELKNIIQEYPAWGWEQISVQDVFAYALNQLPPIYAEKGKKPEYLLSIEEIRNAIFAGIKKVEANPIHYVK, encoded by the coding sequence ATGAGCCAATCAAATGTAGTTCACATCGAGAAATGGACGAGTAAAGTTGCAAACTCCGTGGAAGAAGATATTCGAAACGAGCTAAAGAATATTATTCAAGAATATCCTGCTTGGGGTTGGGAACAAATTTCAGTTCAAGATGTTTTTGCTTACGCTCTCAATCAACTGCCTCCTATCTATGCGGAAAAAGGAAAGAAGCCGGAATACCTTCTTTCCATCGAAGAAATTAGAAATGCAATCTTTGCCGGTATTAAAAAGGTAGAAGCAAATCCGATTCATTATGTTAAATAG